In a single window of the Scophthalmus maximus strain ysfricsl-2021 chromosome 18, ASM2237912v1, whole genome shotgun sequence genome:
- the fermt1 gene encoding fermitin family homolog 1 isoform X2, giving the protein MITAAEYGETSWELSVQVDQKDGDESMKFKLRVKGDLHIGGLMLKLVEKIKAPQDWSDHALWWEQRNCWLLKTHWTLDKYGIQADAFLRYTPQHKPLLLLLPNMKTIKMTVSFSSVVFKAVAEICRILNIRRSEELSLLKPPDDPSKKKKKKDKNSAGEGIWDIDLPGGPGATGVMYSKTMTATYDPENGMPVSATSLWFGENPLADSQPNLPPAELAKMYQPLSLLDKSVNNAGWLDSSRSLMEQDIQDDDKLLLRFKYNVFFDLNPKYDAVRITQLYEQARWSILLEEIDCTEEEMLMFASLQYHICKLTMSSEPLDLSKEPEIDEVEAALSNLEVTLEGRHTDRILEDITDIPELADSLRLFRPKRLTLRPYKEYWFVFKDTNISYYKNKETASGEPLEQFHLRGCEVVPDVNVTDKKFGIKLLLPVADGMNEVYIRCDNETQYAKWKAACILASKGKTMAYSSYKSEVRNIQSFLQMKSLAPPPGQAAPDLDTMEMNAECFVSPRYAKKHKTKQLTARILEAHQNIARLSLMEAKMRFIQAWQSLPEFGINYYIVRFKGSKKDEILGISYNRLIRIDMSSCLPVTTWRFANMKQWNVNWEIRQVTIEFDQNVTIAFCCLSCDCKVVHEFIGGYIFLSTRAKDQNETLDEELFHKLTGGQE; this is encoded by the exons ATGATCACGGCAGCAGAGTACGGAGAGACGTCATGGGAGCTGTCTGTGCAAGTGGATCAAAAAGATGGAGATGAGTCCATGAAATTCAAGCTGAGGGTGAAGGGAGACCTGCACATTGGAGGTCTCATGCTGAAGTTAGTGGAGAAAATCA AGGCTCCACAAGACTGGTCAGACCACGCCCTATGGTGGGAACAGAGGAATTGCTGGCTGCTGAAGACACACTGGACCTTGGACAAGTATGGAATCCAG GCGGATGCTTTCCTGCGCTACACACCCCAGCACAaacccctgctgctgctgcttcccaATATGAAAACCATCAAAATGACTGTCAGCTTCTCCAGCGTGGTCTTCAAGGCCGTGGCAGAGATCTGTCGAATACTCA ACATCAGGAGATCAGAGGAGCTGTCCCTGCTGAAGCCTCCAGATGATCcatccaagaagaagaagaagaaagacaagaacTCAGCAGGGGAGGGCATCTGGGACATCGATTTACCTGGGGGACCAGGAGCCACAG GCGTCATGTACAGTAAGACCATGACAGCAACCTACGACCCAGAGAACGGGATGCCGGTGTCTGCCACCAGCCTTTGGTTTGGAGAAAACCCTCTTGCTGATTCTCAGCCAAACTTGCCGCCCGCTGAGCTGGCAAAGATGTACCAGCCGCTCTCGCTATTGGACAAATCAGTCAACAATGCAGG GTGGTTGGACTCGTCTCGTTCCCTCATGGAGCAAGACATTCAAGATGACGACAAGCTATTGCTTCGCTTTAAGTACAATGTCTTCTTCGACCTCAATCCCAAA tacGATGCTGTCAGGATAACCCAGCTGTACGAACAGGCCCGCTGGTCCATCCTGCTGGAGGAGATTGACTGCACTGAGGAGGAAATGCTAATGTTTGCTTCACTACAG TATCACATTTGTAAACTGACCATGTCAAGTGAACCACTGGACCTCTCTAAGGAACCGGAAATAGATGAAGTCGAGGCTGCCCTGTCCAACTTGGAGGTGACACTtgaaggcagacacacagacagaattctg GAAGACATTACAGACATTCCAGAGCTGGCAGATTCCCTCCGGCTATTTAG GCCCAAGAGACTGACGCTTCGGCCTTACAAAGAGTACTGGTTTGTCTTCAAGGATACTAACATTTCCTACTACAAGAACAAGGAGACTGCCAGCGGAGAACCCCTAGAGCAGTTTCACCTCCGAG GTTGTGAGGTTGTTCCTGACGTCAATGTCACAGACAAGAAGTTTGGCATCAAGCTCCTGCTCCCGGTTGCTGATGGGATGAATGAGGTGTACATCCGATGTGACAAT GAAACACAGTACGCCAAGTGGAAAGCTGCATGCATCCTTGCCTCCAAGGGCAAGACGATGGCCTACAGCTCCTATAAGTCAGAAGTGAGGAACATCCAGTCCTTTTTGCAGATGAAGAGCCTAGCGCCCCCTCCTGGTCAGGCAGCTCCCGACCTTGACACGATGGAGATGAATGCTGAATGTTTCGTTTCCCCGCGCTACGCCAAAAAGCACAAGACCAAACAG CTGACAGCACGAATCCTGGAGGCCCATCAGAACATAGCACGACTGTCACTAATGGAGGCTAAGATGCGCTTTATTCAGGCCTGGCAGTCACTTCCAGAGTTTGGTATCAACTACTACATTGTCAG ATTCAAAGGTAGTAAGAAGGATGAGATTCTGGGGATCTCGTACAACCGTCTGATTCGTATTGACATGTCCTCTTGCCTTCCTGTCACCACGTGGAGGTTCGCCAACATGAAACAGTGGAATGTCAACTGGGAGATAAGACAG GTGACCATAGAGTTTGACCAGAATGTGACAATAGCCTTCTGCTGTTTGAGCTGTGACTGCAAGGTGGTCCATGAGTTCATCGGCGGTTACATCTTCCTGTCCACACGAGCTAAAGACCAGAACGAGACACTGGATGAAGAACTGTTTCATAAACTTACTGGAGGCCAGGAATGA
- the fermt1 gene encoding fermitin family homolog 1 isoform X1, which produces MRENGTMITAAEYGETSWELSVQVDQKDGDESMKFKLRVKGDLHIGGLMLKLVEKIKAPQDWSDHALWWEQRNCWLLKTHWTLDKYGIQADAFLRYTPQHKPLLLLLPNMKTIKMTVSFSSVVFKAVAEICRILNIRRSEELSLLKPPDDPSKKKKKKDKNSAGEGIWDIDLPGGPGATGVMYSKTMTATYDPENGMPVSATSLWFGENPLADSQPNLPPAELAKMYQPLSLLDKSVNNAGWLDSSRSLMEQDIQDDDKLLLRFKYNVFFDLNPKYDAVRITQLYEQARWSILLEEIDCTEEEMLMFASLQYHICKLTMSSEPLDLSKEPEIDEVEAALSNLEVTLEGRHTDRILEDITDIPELADSLRLFRPKRLTLRPYKEYWFVFKDTNISYYKNKETASGEPLEQFHLRGCEVVPDVNVTDKKFGIKLLLPVADGMNEVYIRCDNETQYAKWKAACILASKGKTMAYSSYKSEVRNIQSFLQMKSLAPPPGQAAPDLDTMEMNAECFVSPRYAKKHKTKQLTARILEAHQNIARLSLMEAKMRFIQAWQSLPEFGINYYIVRFKGSKKDEILGISYNRLIRIDMSSCLPVTTWRFANMKQWNVNWEIRQVTIEFDQNVTIAFCCLSCDCKVVHEFIGGYIFLSTRAKDQNETLDEELFHKLTGGQE; this is translated from the exons ATGAGAGAG aACGGGACGATGATCACGGCAGCAGAGTACGGAGAGACGTCATGGGAGCTGTCTGTGCAAGTGGATCAAAAAGATGGAGATGAGTCCATGAAATTCAAGCTGAGGGTGAAGGGAGACCTGCACATTGGAGGTCTCATGCTGAAGTTAGTGGAGAAAATCA AGGCTCCACAAGACTGGTCAGACCACGCCCTATGGTGGGAACAGAGGAATTGCTGGCTGCTGAAGACACACTGGACCTTGGACAAGTATGGAATCCAG GCGGATGCTTTCCTGCGCTACACACCCCAGCACAaacccctgctgctgctgcttcccaATATGAAAACCATCAAAATGACTGTCAGCTTCTCCAGCGTGGTCTTCAAGGCCGTGGCAGAGATCTGTCGAATACTCA ACATCAGGAGATCAGAGGAGCTGTCCCTGCTGAAGCCTCCAGATGATCcatccaagaagaagaagaagaaagacaagaacTCAGCAGGGGAGGGCATCTGGGACATCGATTTACCTGGGGGACCAGGAGCCACAG GCGTCATGTACAGTAAGACCATGACAGCAACCTACGACCCAGAGAACGGGATGCCGGTGTCTGCCACCAGCCTTTGGTTTGGAGAAAACCCTCTTGCTGATTCTCAGCCAAACTTGCCGCCCGCTGAGCTGGCAAAGATGTACCAGCCGCTCTCGCTATTGGACAAATCAGTCAACAATGCAGG GTGGTTGGACTCGTCTCGTTCCCTCATGGAGCAAGACATTCAAGATGACGACAAGCTATTGCTTCGCTTTAAGTACAATGTCTTCTTCGACCTCAATCCCAAA tacGATGCTGTCAGGATAACCCAGCTGTACGAACAGGCCCGCTGGTCCATCCTGCTGGAGGAGATTGACTGCACTGAGGAGGAAATGCTAATGTTTGCTTCACTACAG TATCACATTTGTAAACTGACCATGTCAAGTGAACCACTGGACCTCTCTAAGGAACCGGAAATAGATGAAGTCGAGGCTGCCCTGTCCAACTTGGAGGTGACACTtgaaggcagacacacagacagaattctg GAAGACATTACAGACATTCCAGAGCTGGCAGATTCCCTCCGGCTATTTAG GCCCAAGAGACTGACGCTTCGGCCTTACAAAGAGTACTGGTTTGTCTTCAAGGATACTAACATTTCCTACTACAAGAACAAGGAGACTGCCAGCGGAGAACCCCTAGAGCAGTTTCACCTCCGAG GTTGTGAGGTTGTTCCTGACGTCAATGTCACAGACAAGAAGTTTGGCATCAAGCTCCTGCTCCCGGTTGCTGATGGGATGAATGAGGTGTACATCCGATGTGACAAT GAAACACAGTACGCCAAGTGGAAAGCTGCATGCATCCTTGCCTCCAAGGGCAAGACGATGGCCTACAGCTCCTATAAGTCAGAAGTGAGGAACATCCAGTCCTTTTTGCAGATGAAGAGCCTAGCGCCCCCTCCTGGTCAGGCAGCTCCCGACCTTGACACGATGGAGATGAATGCTGAATGTTTCGTTTCCCCGCGCTACGCCAAAAAGCACAAGACCAAACAG CTGACAGCACGAATCCTGGAGGCCCATCAGAACATAGCACGACTGTCACTAATGGAGGCTAAGATGCGCTTTATTCAGGCCTGGCAGTCACTTCCAGAGTTTGGTATCAACTACTACATTGTCAG ATTCAAAGGTAGTAAGAAGGATGAGATTCTGGGGATCTCGTACAACCGTCTGATTCGTATTGACATGTCCTCTTGCCTTCCTGTCACCACGTGGAGGTTCGCCAACATGAAACAGTGGAATGTCAACTGGGAGATAAGACAG GTGACCATAGAGTTTGACCAGAATGTGACAATAGCCTTCTGCTGTTTGAGCTGTGACTGCAAGGTGGTCCATGAGTTCATCGGCGGTTACATCTTCCTGTCCACACGAGCTAAAGACCAGAACGAGACACTGGATGAAGAACTGTTTCATAAACTTACTGGAGGCCAGGAATGA